A stretch of Imperialibacter roseus DNA encodes these proteins:
- a CDS encoding golvesin C-terminal-like domain-containing protein: MSAVSNILTIARYESKVVWRNWFFRIVSLAGIGFVVIFNLAIFSEIDQPRRFELSNSWMMPYTTMVMISIAQAAAVVFLATGLIKKDKKLDTNEVFFARPISNLDYVLGKALALFNLFFWLNLLLLCIPLIVNLTNPNTAFNPLAFVIYPLLISLPSVIFTTGIAFLFVTLLRNQPITIVLLLGLSAVELIYYFDKFSYILDFMAFRLPMLASEMTGFAHLDFALWQRAFYLVAGVAFLFLTAFFLDRLASHKRVKLLTGLVGMVLVAAAAVIMIRLVALRETPIALRQEMIAVNGQWAEVPNVDILAHRIHLEQVENKLISTSTLTVKNNRSEPLAGFYFTLNPGLDISSLTVNDRSVEFERHLQVVSANSSITIQPGEEATVKIDYQGTIWESVAHLEVDQERYEFPRDYLMFALPKKYAYLQPDYLLLTSDVLWYPDTQIGYSRESPRKERTSFIDFQLEVKVKESQTAVSQGEIITDGNVFRFQPESPLPKISLAIGAYEKKEITVDSVTYAIYQYPDDNYTSEYLGQLTDTLGLLIRDIVNEYEDGQKLTYPFRRLQFVETPLLFAAYNKIYENQQAYLQPETVYWPEEGGDIREFDFRRQLKDMDEQAKRDNQVLSDKEKQANVFKDLIKKVFTKQSGTIWFYGNRDEDQPDYSLFPQLYSYNSGVVSRDWPLLNRSISSFLRKDLQTENDYSRNMNGISFEEECNELLRTTMVNEILTSETNFNKINKSVSLKGQYLFAYLGQLLGQDEFKSFVQNWINGHQHQLTSYGDFRAALQQHFGLDIDPVIRQVYFSTAQPAFEIDNVQKFEVLDGDRKRYQVLLDIKNTGDNDGVIEVKFNADDSGNDNQFSRRRESQQVKEEASGYLSVIKVGEAKQLGFVLDEKPEKITINTLISRNIPSVITMSTGIFSPRKLTTLFEGERVLPPTVATSQSEVIVDNEDSGFSTFSPVEPTYLRAYLDSKNGTDQKYFGSWHRSRSKWRATTGSTFYGKSVRSAHFTRSGNGDKLAVWEAKLPDEGFYDVYVYMMGKNQNEFNGRDDNNQQFDYNYAIHHSDGTDDIKFNISKAEFGWNYLGSYYFGQNGGKVVLSDESEFGTVYADAVKWVKQ; the protein is encoded by the coding sequence ATGAGTGCTGTATCGAACATACTGACCATCGCCCGCTACGAATCCAAAGTGGTTTGGCGCAACTGGTTTTTCCGAATCGTGTCGCTGGCTGGTATTGGCTTCGTGGTCATTTTTAACCTGGCGATTTTCTCAGAAATTGACCAGCCCCGGCGGTTTGAGCTTTCCAATAGCTGGATGATGCCCTACACCACCATGGTCATGATCAGCATTGCGCAGGCAGCCGCTGTGGTCTTCCTGGCTACTGGTTTGATCAAGAAGGACAAGAAACTCGACACCAACGAGGTATTCTTCGCCCGCCCGATCTCTAACCTCGATTACGTGCTGGGCAAAGCACTGGCCCTGTTCAACCTGTTCTTTTGGCTGAACCTGCTGCTTCTGTGTATTCCGCTGATTGTCAACCTGACCAACCCGAACACTGCCTTCAATCCGCTGGCCTTCGTCATTTATCCCTTGCTGATAAGTTTGCCATCCGTCATTTTCACAACGGGCATCGCCTTTTTGTTTGTGACCTTATTGCGCAACCAGCCCATCACCATTGTGCTGCTGTTGGGGCTGTCGGCAGTGGAGCTTATCTATTACTTCGACAAGTTCTCCTACATCCTCGACTTCATGGCCTTCCGGCTGCCTATGTTAGCGTCAGAGATGACCGGCTTTGCCCACCTTGATTTCGCCTTATGGCAGCGGGCATTCTACCTGGTGGCCGGAGTGGCGTTTCTGTTCCTTACGGCCTTCTTCCTTGACCGCCTCGCCAGCCACAAAAGGGTGAAGCTGCTCACTGGCCTGGTTGGAATGGTATTGGTTGCTGCAGCTGCCGTCATCATGATTAGGCTGGTTGCCCTGCGGGAAACGCCCATAGCGCTGCGGCAAGAGATGATTGCTGTTAATGGACAGTGGGCTGAGGTGCCGAACGTGGACATTCTCGCCCACCGCATTCACCTTGAGCAGGTTGAAAACAAACTCATATCCACTTCCACCTTAACGGTAAAGAACAACCGTAGTGAGCCCCTGGCAGGCTTCTATTTCACACTGAACCCGGGCCTCGACATCAGCAGCTTGACTGTGAATGATCGCAGCGTGGAGTTTGAGAGGCATTTGCAGGTGGTGTCGGCCAACAGTAGCATCACCATACAACCCGGTGAAGAAGCCACAGTGAAAATAGACTACCAGGGCACGATTTGGGAGTCGGTGGCCCACCTCGAAGTGGATCAGGAGCGGTACGAGTTCCCAAGGGACTACCTGATGTTTGCCCTGCCAAAAAAATACGCCTATTTGCAGCCAGACTATTTGCTGCTGACCTCTGACGTGCTTTGGTACCCCGACACACAGATTGGCTACAGCCGGGAGTCACCCAGAAAGGAAAGAACGTCGTTTATCGACTTTCAGCTGGAGGTAAAGGTAAAAGAAAGCCAAACCGCCGTCTCCCAGGGCGAGATTATTACAGACGGAAACGTCTTCCGTTTTCAGCCCGAATCTCCACTCCCGAAGATATCGCTGGCCATTGGCGCCTACGAGAAAAAAGAAATCACGGTCGACAGTGTGACTTACGCAATCTATCAATACCCCGACGACAACTACACCTCGGAGTACCTCGGGCAATTGACCGACACCCTTGGCCTGCTCATCAGGGATATTGTGAATGAGTACGAGGATGGCCAGAAGCTCACCTACCCTTTTCGCAGATTGCAGTTTGTGGAAACGCCCTTATTGTTCGCTGCCTACAACAAAATATACGAAAACCAGCAAGCCTATTTGCAACCAGAAACGGTATACTGGCCGGAAGAAGGCGGAGATATCCGGGAGTTTGATTTCAGAAGGCAGCTGAAGGACATGGACGAGCAAGCCAAACGGGACAACCAGGTGCTGAGCGACAAGGAAAAGCAGGCCAACGTTTTCAAAGACCTGATTAAGAAGGTTTTCACCAAACAGTCGGGAACCATATGGTTTTATGGTAATCGTGATGAAGATCAGCCTGACTACTCGCTCTTTCCGCAGCTATATAGCTACAATTCCGGTGTAGTGAGTCGTGACTGGCCCCTGCTCAATCGCAGTATTTCAAGCTTTCTGAGAAAAGACCTTCAGACGGAGAATGACTATTCCAGAAACATGAATGGGATCTCCTTTGAAGAAGAATGTAACGAGCTGCTGCGAACGACAATGGTCAACGAAATCCTGACCAGCGAAACAAATTTCAACAAAATCAATAAGTCCGTCTCGCTGAAAGGCCAGTACCTGTTTGCCTACCTGGGGCAATTGCTGGGGCAAGATGAATTCAAGAGCTTTGTGCAAAACTGGATCAACGGCCACCAGCATCAGCTCACCAGCTACGGTGATTTTCGGGCGGCGCTGCAGCAACACTTTGGCCTCGACATTGACCCGGTAATCAGACAGGTGTATTTCAGCACCGCACAACCAGCGTTTGAAATAGACAATGTACAAAAGTTTGAAGTGCTCGATGGCGACAGAAAACGCTATCAGGTATTGCTGGACATAAAAAATACGGGTGACAACGACGGAGTGATTGAGGTGAAGTTCAATGCAGATGACAGTGGAAACGACAATCAATTTTCCCGGCGAAGGGAGAGCCAGCAGGTAAAAGAGGAAGCATCCGGCTACCTCTCTGTGATCAAAGTAGGCGAAGCAAAACAGCTGGGATTTGTGCTCGACGAAAAGCCTGAAAAAATAACCATCAATACGCTCATTTCAAGGAATATCCCTTCAGTGATCACCATGTCGACAGGCATATTCAGTCCCCGCAAGCTGACCACGCTCTTTGAAGGGGAAAGGGTGCTACCGCCTACCGTGGCCACCAGCCAAAGTGAGGTGATTGTCGACAATGAGGATTCCGGGTTCAGCACGTTCAGCCCTGTGGAGCCGACCTACCTGAGGGCTTATCTCGACAGCAAAAACGGCACTGATCAAAAGTACTTTGGCAGCTGGCACCGCTCCCGTTCGAAATGGAGGGCCACCACTGGCTCCACTTTCTACGGCAAATCTGTCCGCTCTGCCCACTTCACCAGGTCGGGCAATGGCGACAAGCTGGCCGTCTGGGAGGCTAAGCTTCCTGACGAAGGCTTCTATGACGTCTACGTGTACATGATGGGCAAAAACCAGAATGAGTTCAACGGACGGGACGACAATAACCAACAATTCGACTATAACTACGCCATCCATCACAGTGACGGAACGGACGATATCAAGTTCAATATTTCCAAAGCCGAGTTCGGGTGGAACTACCTGGGCTCCTACTACTTCGGGCAGAATGGTGGGAAAGTGGTACTCTCCGACGAGAGTGAATTTGGTACTGTATATGCCGACGCCGTGAAATGGGTGAAACAATAA